Proteins from one Chroococcidiopsis sp. CCMEE 29 genomic window:
- the hpsA gene encoding hormogonium polysaccharide biosynthesis protein HpsA, giving the protein MATRKRVKPSQNLSKIWHLTKGLIKWLLRNLLIVIRRARRHTRLSKAGFVLPTVTMVSLVVVLLTTAMMIRSFDRSRSASTLRVNEAVLNAATPALERARTKLDALFADPTLPRGTPSNIALYNAIANNLTQYTLGDEQPLKLVHDIGNGNGGQPNNAIEKLTNGSASSLENDETLTTAWRFPVDTDNNGRYDSYTLYGIYFRSPTQDNTTGQFNRPRNPLEARTPPMEAAIAGQCAAALGTTASLAGDSGWYKSGNQLKKSFYVYTATVPIISPPAGNEYEARKGNRSFSALEFHQDRTRIPLSNNVAAYEDDLEIGTDSSRLNGRILTNSNLLTGRGDRDIDLYQVSSKDSCYYQAENSKIVVGGNVANGDVTASRDQASANVHLFNGAGKDVAQTKINSTNKSTSNTPREVGYNSHAYAQRIALLVDAQMDNPRDSDPRDVRRAVQAEEDKAASVSEPFEVRRERLDRVRREQLEIYFRSRTRRVPFKEVPYGSDGRGNYTKTNVLQRDNNDPETLRPLDAWMYPTNPSDGKTGTAYTQLNLNPAQLEATEPEEQQKQGIEKYLGDRIQVGNNLPNLWFKDGAFVGAKTIQEILGVTWKDSSQTRYRTTHVQPLADLGVTDRDGFWEAAAAAQPTTAVDNKGGLRVVTGSGVYERKNSFLPPPTYDDPTTTAIEKLPTYDDPATTTVEAYPMVWPDSMPMSPGLLVYDNTSATPQWNQLPPTLPNAATPTIDPNTPRYAKGDLRMRATAVYHYTQDAYNPNNPTDYQTPIACVSNYYDPTDSETARNLSPLADVSGQVIGSQPTGAKSNNGIVYRKTTIDANTLSGISFPNSTTGLFNGDENTTSIPGKLQYQANLKFPNGRFVNQPLREALKKRAYNQNLTLSEQSAIDSTICALQILDGTINPDPSLIPHGAIKEIAFLDGRQIQAIEDDNPDTNPLETFTTDGNPTRSQGDAILTGNYNLSIEQRQPLEIRATVLDMKALRQKTISGGLAQEYLLPNSGIIYASRDDALPDLSDKSITSANLNTSTRQVLSSTDFKLDPTRRPNGILLTEGSELGREERFREAEKGLILASNLPVYIKGNFNLHSGEEFTNTLDANWGNFYSRSRNQINYNFACRPGDPRLPNCNTGDKWRSATILADAITLLSDNFQFGFRNHGDYDLANHQGNRNSIAKRKQNGFWHNDFATNGLSSGGLTVGSVTPKDADYTASNSANAVDSSYFNNFVTPIQRRVNFPEYLMEVCTKLPVSECRPNDWYVNPARDRRASDVLNESFSLTNHPAGTTAQAAAPQYQRYARRVAFLRNPYNTIQLTQMDGIVSAVPIGISSDNKIEKFPYDNPSLPRSADNALWFRATNNTVGDPGLEADITYASNKPLYQLPPSQGGNKLILPDVPDIEGVATSLNLPEGEQSGSDYAVCIKGGGISQSYISNTASLAKFPGNGNCPTATYNAIDQFYRGIEGLKSPLPAGAFPVSGNDASSGTLTAQQTLNVYELPKNSFANGATIILDANGIPDAVFVLKASSLKFGDNCPKGDNTCKDGVVVTLNGVNPNNVFWAIDGALQFENVKPEKPHKLVGNFVGKAAIPIIGKNTEITGRILGFTNAKIEENVTITAVTSNGQPLLVPVLQLHSTNGAAGADPNNGGTQVKDTRWMMRAAETTYNLVAAAGDTPTRVNSTVAEGNGGLPNFVRFLENWRDETPAKISGSFIQLKRSAYATAPFTSLFSNNQGGIFNYRQAYRTGNGSVGNDWGSLPYYVASKRQWGFDVALLSQLTDLFSQKFTLPAASEPQEFFRQVSRDDDWVQTLLCAAVNENPKVDSSYEKYAVDDEQRPKCPRPLGDY; this is encoded by the coding sequence ATGGCAACCCGTAAGCGAGTCAAGCCCTCTCAAAATCTATCTAAAATTTGGCACCTAACCAAGGGGCTAATAAAGTGGCTTCTACGTAACTTGCTAATCGTAATTAGACGAGCCCGGAGACATACCCGGCTTTCTAAGGCTGGCTTTGTGCTGCCAACAGTGACAATGGTGTCGTTGGTAGTGGTGTTGCTAACCACAGCAATGATGATCCGCTCCTTCGATCGCTCTAGATCTGCCAGTACCCTCAGAGTAAATGAGGCAGTGCTGAATGCTGCTACACCTGCACTGGAACGCGCTAGAACAAAACTAGATGCCCTGTTCGCTGATCCGACTCTCCCAAGAGGAACCCCATCTAATATTGCTCTATACAATGCGATCGCCAACAACCTGACTCAATATACTTTGGGCGATGAACAGCCACTGAAACTAGTTCATGACATTGGAAACGGCAACGGTGGTCAGCCAAATAATGCGATTGAGAAGCTGACTAATGGCTCTGCATCTAGCCTGGAGAACGACGAAACATTAACCACTGCTTGGAGATTCCCGGTTGATACAGATAACAACGGCAGGTATGACAGCTACACTCTCTATGGCATCTACTTCCGCAGTCCGACGCAGGATAATACTACCGGGCAGTTTAACAGACCGAGAAACCCTCTCGAAGCAAGAACGCCCCCAATGGAAGCGGCGATCGCTGGGCAATGTGCAGCAGCGCTTGGTACTACTGCTAGTTTGGCGGGTGACTCTGGCTGGTATAAGTCAGGCAATCAACTGAAGAAAAGCTTTTATGTTTACACGGCAACCGTGCCGATTATCAGTCCTCCTGCTGGGAATGAGTATGAAGCACGCAAAGGAAATAGAAGCTTTTCAGCACTGGAATTTCATCAAGACCGCACTCGGATTCCTCTCAGTAACAATGTAGCTGCCTACGAGGACGATTTAGAGATCGGTACTGATTCCTCTCGCCTCAATGGTCGGATTTTGACTAACAGCAATTTACTCACAGGCAGGGGCGATCGGGATATTGACCTTTATCAAGTCAGCAGTAAGGATTCTTGTTACTACCAAGCGGAAAACAGCAAAATAGTTGTTGGTGGCAATGTGGCTAATGGAGATGTTACCGCAAGCAGAGACCAAGCTAGCGCTAATGTACATCTGTTCAATGGAGCCGGAAAAGACGTTGCTCAAACAAAGATTAACAGCACTAATAAATCTACGAGCAACACGCCAAGGGAAGTAGGTTATAACAGCCATGCCTACGCTCAACGCATCGCCTTGCTGGTAGATGCCCAGATGGATAACCCTAGGGATAGCGATCCTCGGGATGTTCGCCGCGCCGTCCAGGCAGAAGAAGATAAAGCGGCTTCAGTTAGTGAACCATTTGAAGTACGCAGAGAAAGACTGGATCGGGTACGCAGAGAACAACTGGAAATCTACTTTAGAAGTCGTACTCGTCGCGTTCCCTTTAAAGAAGTTCCCTATGGCAGCGATGGGCGAGGTAATTACACTAAAACTAATGTCCTCCAAAGGGATAACAACGATCCGGAAACGCTACGTCCTCTCGATGCGTGGATGTATCCTACCAACCCTAGTGATGGTAAAACTGGGACTGCATACACTCAATTAAATCTAAATCCGGCTCAGCTAGAGGCAACCGAACCGGAAGAACAGCAAAAGCAGGGCATAGAAAAATACCTGGGCGATCGCATCCAAGTTGGTAACAACCTCCCAAATCTGTGGTTCAAAGATGGAGCATTTGTCGGCGCGAAAACCATCCAAGAAATTTTAGGTGTTACCTGGAAAGACAGTTCTCAGACGCGCTACCGCACGACTCACGTGCAGCCACTAGCTGACTTAGGCGTTACAGACAGGGACGGGTTTTGGGAAGCGGCGGCGGCTGCACAACCTACCACAGCAGTTGATAACAAAGGAGGTTTGCGCGTAGTCACTGGGTCAGGGGTATACGAGCGCAAAAACTCTTTTCTGCCACCCCCTACCTACGATGATCCTACTACGACTGCAATTGAAAAACTACCAACTTACGACGACCCTGCAACAACTACAGTAGAAGCCTACCCAATGGTATGGCCTGACTCAATGCCCATGTCACCCGGGCTGTTAGTTTATGATAATACGTCTGCGACTCCCCAGTGGAATCAGTTGCCCCCCACACTACCAAACGCTGCCACACCAACCATTGACCCCAACACGCCTCGGTACGCAAAGGGCGATCTGCGGATGCGGGCAACGGCAGTTTATCACTACACTCAGGATGCCTACAATCCAAACAACCCAACTGATTATCAAACCCCAATCGCCTGTGTCAGCAACTACTACGATCCCACTGACAGCGAAACAGCGAGAAATCTTAGTCCCTTAGCTGACGTTAGCGGTCAAGTCATTGGTTCACAGCCTACGGGAGCTAAATCTAACAATGGCATTGTCTACAGAAAGACTACCATTGATGCCAACACGCTTTCGGGGATTAGCTTTCCCAATTCAACCACTGGCTTGTTCAACGGCGATGAGAACACTACGAGCATACCGGGCAAGCTGCAATATCAAGCGAATTTGAAATTCCCGAACGGACGCTTTGTTAATCAGCCACTGCGCGAGGCGCTGAAGAAAAGAGCTTATAACCAGAATCTTACCCTGTCAGAGCAATCGGCAATTGACTCTACAATCTGTGCCTTGCAAATTCTGGACGGTACCATTAATCCCGATCCGAGTTTGATTCCCCATGGCGCAATCAAAGAAATTGCTTTTCTCGATGGGCGACAGATCCAGGCAATTGAAGACGACAACCCAGATACCAATCCCTTAGAAACCTTCACAACCGATGGCAATCCCACGCGATCGCAGGGCGATGCCATCCTCACAGGAAACTATAACCTTAGCATTGAGCAACGCCAGCCGCTAGAAATTCGCGCCACCGTATTGGATATGAAGGCGCTACGACAGAAAACCATCAGTGGCGGGTTAGCGCAAGAGTACCTACTACCCAACAGCGGCATCATTTATGCCTCACGGGATGACGCCCTGCCAGATTTAAGCGACAAATCTATTACTAGCGCCAATCTTAACACTTCCACCCGGCAGGTACTAAGCTCTACTGACTTCAAGCTCGATCCCACCCGTCGTCCAAACGGCATTCTGTTAACTGAGGGTAGTGAACTAGGGCGTGAGGAGAGATTCCGGGAAGCTGAGAAAGGCTTAATCTTGGCATCTAATCTGCCAGTTTACATTAAAGGCAACTTCAACCTCCACAGTGGGGAAGAGTTCACCAACACGCTGGATGCGAATTGGGGCAACTTCTACTCTCGCAGCCGAAATCAGATTAACTATAACTTTGCCTGTCGTCCTGGCGATCCCAGACTACCGAATTGCAACACAGGTGATAAATGGCGATCGGCAACCATCCTGGCAGATGCCATTACGCTACTTTCTGATAATTTCCAGTTTGGTTTTCGCAATCACGGAGACTACGATCTAGCCAACCATCAGGGGAACCGCAACTCAATTGCCAAGCGTAAGCAAAACGGCTTTTGGCATAACGATTTTGCCACGAATGGTCTCAGTAGTGGTGGCTTAACCGTTGGTAGCGTTACCCCTAAAGATGCTGACTACACTGCTAGCAATAGTGCCAACGCTGTCGATAGTTCCTACTTCAATAACTTTGTCACGCCGATTCAAAGACGGGTGAACTTCCCAGAGTATCTGATGGAAGTTTGTACAAAATTGCCTGTTTCTGAATGTAGACCAAATGACTGGTATGTGAATCCAGCTAGAGATAGAAGAGCATCTGACGTTTTAAATGAGTCTTTTAGTCTGACTAACCATCCTGCAGGCACAACGGCTCAAGCTGCTGCCCCTCAATACCAACGCTATGCCCGTCGGGTTGCCTTCCTGCGAAATCCCTACAATACCATTCAACTCACCCAGATGGATGGCATTGTTTCCGCTGTACCCATTGGCATCAGCTCAGATAATAAGATTGAAAAATTCCCCTACGACAATCCGAGCCTGCCACGCTCAGCAGATAACGCTCTCTGGTTTAGGGCAACAAACAATACAGTTGGCGATCCAGGGTTAGAAGCAGATATCACTTACGCAAGCAATAAGCCCTTATACCAACTTCCTCCTAGCCAAGGTGGTAACAAGCTGATTCTGCCGGATGTTCCTGATATTGAAGGGGTAGCAACAAGTCTTAATTTACCTGAAGGCGAGCAAAGCGGCTCTGATTACGCCGTATGTATTAAAGGTGGAGGCATCTCCCAAAGTTACATATCTAACACAGCAAGCCTGGCTAAATTTCCAGGTAATGGCAACTGTCCTACAGCTACTTACAATGCTATCGATCAGTTTTATCGAGGAATTGAAGGTTTAAAGTCACCATTACCTGCTGGAGCATTTCCCGTTTCTGGCAACGACGCGAGCAGTGGAACTTTGACTGCTCAGCAGACTCTCAATGTGTATGAGCTACCGAAAAATAGCTTTGCGAATGGTGCAACCATCATCCTTGATGCTAACGGGATTCCAGATGCCGTATTTGTGCTGAAGGCAAGCTCACTTAAATTTGGTGATAACTGCCCTAAGGGTGATAATACCTGCAAGGATGGGGTTGTAGTAACCCTGAATGGGGTAAACCCAAATAACGTATTTTGGGCGATCGACGGGGCGCTTCAATTTGAAAATGTGAAGCCTGAGAAACCTCACAAATTAGTCGGTAATTTTGTCGGCAAAGCTGCCATTCCTATAATTGGCAAGAATACAGAAATAACAGGTCGAATCCTAGGGTTTACCAACGCTAAAATTGAGGAAAATGTCACAATTACAGCCGTTACTTCCAATGGGCAACCACTCTTAGTGCCAGTGCTGCAGCTTCATAGTACAAACGGCGCTGCTGGTGCCGATCCTAATAATGGAGGCACGCAGGTTAAGGATACTCGGTGGATGATGAGGGCGGCTGAAACTACCTATAATCTAGTGGCTGCTGCAGGTGACACACCAACCCGTGTTAATTCAACCGTGGCTGAAGGCAATGGCGGCTTACCTAACTTTGTGCGCTTTTTGGAAAACTGGAGAGATGAAACGCCTGCCAAGATCAGTGGTTCATTTATTCAGCTCAAGCGTAGCGCCTATGCTACGGCACCCTTTACGAGTCTGTTTTCAAACAATCAAGGTGGTATTTTTAATTATCGCCAGGCGTACAGGACAGGAAATGGTTCAGTAGGGAACGATTGGGGTAGCCTGCCCTACTATGTTGCATCAAAACGACAGTGGGGATTTGATGTAGCGCTGCTGTCTCAGTTAACTGACTTGTTTTCCCAAAAATTCACGTTGCCAGCTGCCAGTGAGCCTCAAGAGTTTTTCAGACAAGTCAGTCGGGATGACGATTGGGTTCAAACCTTGCTGTGTGCTGCTGTTAATGAAAATCCAAAGGTTGACTCTAGCTATGAAAAGTATGCAGTTGACGATGAACAACGCCCTAAGTGTCCTCGTCCACTGGGTGACTATTAA
- a CDS encoding prepilin-type N-terminal cleavage/methylation domain-containing protein: protein MFKPELPNQEQGFTLIEVLVAILIATIFVTVSLQMVVIAAVFKARAKQYSEATTWIQENLEFVRYQASEYEKSASPYSSKCSATNAADGLASGLLTDIGGASYTTSKTIGGKNFTLTRIGNYTSSSDPYKVLNIDYTVAPDDSGSVIASLHTEVIPNAAFNCPAQ, encoded by the coding sequence ATGTTCAAGCCAGAATTACCAAACCAAGAGCAAGGATTTACGCTGATTGAGGTACTGGTTGCTATTTTGATAGCAACGATATTTGTTACCGTTAGCCTGCAAATGGTGGTGATTGCCGCCGTGTTCAAAGCCCGTGCCAAACAATATTCTGAGGCAACAACCTGGATTCAAGAAAATTTAGAATTCGTGAGGTATCAAGCAAGTGAGTATGAGAAGAGTGCCTCTCCTTATTCTTCAAAGTGTAGTGCCACTAATGCTGCTGATGGACTTGCATCTGGTTTACTAACAGATATCGGTGGCGCTTCTTATACTACTTCTAAAACAATTGGAGGAAAGAATTTTACGCTAACCCGTATTGGTAATTATACTAGTTCTTCCGACCCCTACAAAGTTCTAAATATAGATTACACGGTTGCGCCTGATGACAGTGGTTCTGTTATAGCATCTTTGCATACTGAGGTGATTCCTAATGCCGCTTTTAATTGTCCGGCGCAATAG
- a CDS encoding prepilin-type N-terminal cleavage/methylation domain-containing protein: MPLLIVRRNSQGFTLIETLVILIIIGILSAIAAPSYLGMLNRNKVNDGLTKVRGALQEAQREAIRRSRRCQVGLSSGNQSMVTSNCFVSVDYTIKASAAAASGATTVSVDSLPVAISNGTKLVFSNGANGVVSTDAAKGSTSLTLSSGLSAAITNGEIVAVRTLTNGVGIQTDISGQQITFGIRGNTTNAGTIALFMTDVSTPLKRCMVTSIGVGIMRTGIYSGSTSSASDITAGTCTTSQ; the protein is encoded by the coding sequence ATGCCGCTTTTAATTGTCCGGCGCAATAGTCAGGGTTTTACTCTGATTGAAACACTAGTCATACTTATTATTATTGGAATTTTAAGCGCGATCGCCGCTCCTAGCTACTTAGGAATGCTTAACAGAAATAAAGTAAATGATGGGCTTACCAAAGTACGAGGAGCATTGCAAGAAGCTCAAAGGGAAGCAATACGTCGGAGTAGGAGATGCCAGGTTGGTTTGTCTTCTGGCAATCAATCAATGGTTACTAGCAACTGTTTTGTGAGCGTTGATTACACCATTAAAGCAAGTGCGGCGGCAGCATCAGGAGCCACAACAGTATCTGTTGATTCATTACCTGTTGCAATTTCTAATGGCACTAAACTGGTATTTTCTAATGGAGCCAATGGGGTTGTTTCTACGGACGCAGCAAAAGGGAGTACTTCTCTTACTTTATCTAGTGGACTTTCAGCAGCGATCACTAACGGTGAAATAGTAGCAGTTCGCACTTTAACAAATGGAGTTGGAATACAAACTGACATCAGTGGGCAACAGATCACATTTGGTATTCGGGGCAATACTACTAATGCTGGAACAATTGCTTTATTCATGACCGATGTTTCTACACCGTTGAAGCGATGTATGGTGACATCCATTGGTGTGGGAATTATGAGAACTGGTATTTATAGCGGTTCTACTTCTTCTGCCTCTGATATCACTGCTGGTACTTGCACCACTTCCCAATGA
- a CDS encoding prepilin-type N-terminal cleavage/methylation domain-containing protein, with amino-acid sequence MNKYLKIFKTCRSSAGFTLIELLVAMALTTIVVSLTGFGLVAMMNNNKTSEAKTQRRIELSRASDFIMDEIRMASKINTTDNTTTTASAAVTASNTATPFSPALGSTGTIVLYLEIPITGTIPATCPAGGPNPGSAPPSPSTYDRVIYDIRSNTSTWLPPRVINRYGRIPGNDGTINPCSSPQASEALVDSISDSNINPTCNSPAVLSGAGGFYACVNGRLVELYLRSKVTDTENYNLSSKGFSRTAP; translated from the coding sequence ATGAATAAGTATCTTAAAATCTTTAAGACCTGTAGATCCTCTGCTGGCTTTACACTGATAGAGTTACTTGTAGCTATGGCGCTCACTACAATTGTTGTGAGTCTTACTGGTTTCGGTCTAGTGGCAATGATGAATAATAACAAAACATCCGAAGCCAAGACTCAAAGACGAATAGAACTTAGTCGTGCCTCTGATTTTATTATGGATGAAATCAGGATGGCGAGTAAAATAAACACTACCGATAACACGACCACTACTGCTAGTGCTGCTGTAACTGCTTCTAATACAGCCACACCTTTTAGCCCTGCTTTAGGAAGTACTGGCACAATTGTTTTATATCTAGAAATACCTATAACAGGCACCATTCCTGCAACTTGTCCTGCTGGAGGTCCTAACCCTGGTTCAGCTCCTCCATCACCCTCAACTTATGACAGAGTGATTTACGATATCCGTTCCAACACTAGTACCTGGTTGCCTCCACGAGTAATTAATCGCTACGGACGCATACCAGGAAATGACGGAACTATTAATCCCTGTAGCAGTCCACAAGCAAGTGAAGCTTTAGTTGACTCTATCTCAGATAGTAACATTAATCCTACCTGCAACTCACCTGCCGTTCTTTCAGGCGCTGGAGGATTTTATGCTTGTGTCAATGGTCGTCTGGTAGAGCTTTATCTACGTAGCAAAGTGACTGACACAGAGAATTACAATCTAAGCAGTAAAGGTTTTTCTAGGACTGCCCCTTAA
- a CDS encoding IS5 family transposase → MNSKIAQTLSQLQFKRRFGVQPDTFKHIIKALKPAWRATPKPGAKPKLGIEQRVLIALEYWREYRTYFHIGSSWGVSESTVCRIVHWVEDRLMASGQFRLPGKKQLVRGFGQPAVVVMDVTETPIERPKRHQRWFYSGKKKQHTLKCQLVIEQTTGRIICTYFGKGRRHDFKLFQASGIHFHPQIESLQDKGYQGIQKLHANSHLPHKKPRGGQLTPAQKLDNRALARRRVVIEQTNRCLKIFRILAERYRNRRRRFGLRCNLIAALYNYECSQAA, encoded by the coding sequence ATGAATTCTAAAATAGCTCAAACACTATCACAATTACAATTCAAACGTCGCTTCGGCGTGCAACCAGATACATTCAAGCACATCATCAAAGCTCTCAAACCTGCCTGGAGAGCCACACCAAAACCAGGTGCCAAGCCGAAACTGGGCATTGAACAGCGAGTGCTAATTGCTTTAGAGTATTGGCGGGAGTATCGCACCTACTTCCACATTGGCAGCAGTTGGGGCGTGAGTGAATCAACCGTCTGCCGCATCGTTCATTGGGTTGAAGATAGGTTAATGGCATCAGGACAATTTCGCCTGCCTGGGAAGAAACAGTTGGTGCGTGGATTTGGTCAGCCAGCTGTCGTGGTGATGGATGTGACCGAAACGCCGATTGAACGACCGAAGCGTCACCAACGCTGGTTCTATTCTGGCAAGAAGAAGCAACATACGCTCAAATGCCAACTAGTGATCGAGCAAACAACTGGACGAATTATTTGCACCTACTTTGGTAAAGGACGACGGCATGACTTCAAGCTGTTTCAAGCTTCAGGGATTCACTTCCACCCACAAATCGAAAGCTTGCAAGACAAGGGGTATCAGGGTATCCAAAAGTTACATGCTAACAGTCATCTACCTCACAAGAAGCCTAGAGGCGGACAACTCACGCCGGCGCAAAAGTTAGATAATCGAGCCTTAGCCCGTCGTCGAGTTGTAATTGAGCAAACCAATCGTTGCTTGAAAATCTTCCGCATTCTAGCGGAGCGCTATCGCAACCGGCGGCGGCGCTTCGGGTTGCGCTGTAATCTCATTGCTGCCTTATACAACTACGAATGCTCTCAAGCTGCTTGA
- a CDS encoding IS1595 family transposase has product MKAKPGRGTLAQEKPPIFGMIQRGGEVVVQMLSNLKQATIAPVIQKMVSPGTLIYTDEYSIYARITEWGYGHKTVNHGQGEYARDEDGDGFYEVHVNTMEGFWSLLRSWLRPHRGISQDKLPLYLGFFEFVHNVRKRGKTLLSSLLECLLS; this is encoded by the coding sequence TTGAAAGCCAAGCCAGGGCGAGGAACATTGGCACAAGAAAAGCCTCCCATTTTCGGCATGATTCAGCGAGGAGGAGAGGTTGTTGTGCAGATGCTGTCCAACCTTAAGCAAGCAACTATTGCACCTGTGATTCAGAAGATGGTCTCACCTGGTACGCTCATCTACACCGACGAATACAGCATCTATGCTCGCATAACTGAGTGGGGATATGGTCACAAGACAGTGAATCATGGACAAGGGGAATATGCTCGGGACGAGGATGGAGACGGGTTTTACGAAGTCCACGTCAATACGATGGAAGGCTTCTGGTCATTGTTACGTTCTTGGTTGAGACCACACCGAGGGATTTCCCAAGATAAACTGCCGCTCTATTTGGGTTTTTTTGAGTTCGTTCACAATGTCAGAAAACGGGGTAAAACCCTGTTGTCATCTCTATTAGAGTGCCTTCTTAGCTAG